A portion of the Bubalus kerabau isolate K-KA32 ecotype Philippines breed swamp buffalo chromosome 1, PCC_UOA_SB_1v2, whole genome shotgun sequence genome contains these proteins:
- the LOC129620932 gene encoding olfactory receptor 7A10-like, with amino-acid sequence MGEENLTVVSGFLLLGFSNKQELQPITFMILFFMYLITVFGNLAIILATISNSHLHTPMYFFLSNLSFVDLCVTSTTIPKMLWNIQNQGKLISYESCITQMYFVILFVGMDDFLLTVMAYDRFVAICHPLHYTVIMNPWLCGIMLLVSWIISVLHSFLQTLMVLQLGFYTHLEIPHYFCELNQLIQLACTDTFLNDIVMYFAAPLLGGGPLVGIIYSYSKIVSSICRISSSQGKYKAFSTCASHLSIVSLFYCTCLGVYLSSAVTHSSHSSATASLMYTVVTPMLNPFIYSLRNKDIKKAMKRYVGMAAT; translated from the coding sequence ATGGGAGAAGAAAATCTTACAGTAGTTTCAggatttcttcttctgggattttcAAACAAACAAGAATTGCAGCCCATCACATTCATGATTCTCTTTTTCATGTATCTGATCACTGTGTTTGGAAATCTGGCTATCATCCTAGCCACCATTTCTAACTCCCACCTCCACACAcctatgtacttcttcctctccaacctgtcCTTTGTAGACCTCTGTGTTACCTCTACCACCATCCCAAAGATGCTGTGGAACATCCAGAACCAGGGAAAGCTGATAAGCTATGAAAGCTGCATTACTCAGATGTACTTTGTCATACTCTTCGTAGGGATGGATGATTTTCTCCTAacagtgatggcctatgaccgctttgTGGCCATCTGTCACCCCCTCCACTACACAGTCATTATGAATCCATGGCTTTGTGGCATTATGCTCCTGGTCTCCTGGATCATCAGTGTCTTGCATTCCTTCTTACAAACCTTAATGGTTTTGCAGCTGGGCTTCTATACACATTTAGAAATCCCTCATTATTTCTGTGAACTTAATCAGTTGATTCAACTTGCCTGCACTGATACCTTTCTTAATGACATAGTGATGTATTTTGCAGCCCCACTTCTGGGTGGTGGTCCCCTGGTTGGTATCATTTACTCATACTCTAAGATAGTGTCTTCCATTTGTAGAATCTCATCATCTCAGGGAAAGTATAAAGCATTTTCCACTTGTGCATCTCACCTTTCAATTGTCTCCTTATTCTATTGTACATGCTTAGGAGTGTACCTAAGCTCTGCTGTTACCCACAGCTCACACTCAAGTGCAACAGCCTCATTGATGTACACAGTGGTcacacccatgctgaaccccttcatATACAGTCtgagaaataaagacataaagaaggctATGAAAAGATATGTGGGGATGGCAGCTACATAG